In Rhizoctonia solani chromosome 7, complete sequence, one DNA window encodes the following:
- a CDS encoding Fungal Zn(2)-Cys(6) binuclear cluster domain, whose protein sequence is MSQSYTYSDYPQQYYSQPPFDSTMQSPPIEPIQSHTSSFNYQNNNYYSVAPGARPSAVNDSSVLVQTYTYSNADYTAETTAYDPTFGNTSPDHMAALPNSASQIPHQGVPQYGDLTPGQTWTSPGVNSQYAETAIGQQTDLYGQRRGSCASVSTDGASWFSHDGSNAGHYNQHAIADHTHHTNNYDGYQQQQTEPPMNFGMYSPNQQSRIQELARNAPCESAPNQWTPTPIVSETPYGMLPTHESEAKYDSRMPNAYAAFDNGSVGHTHSSPCVSFHSSPAQPCAEENSDSTLPDGRPRDLFVQQRRAASYQQELQAQQELKYQLSGHFEQFEANHRRQESFSMDQDYAYTPHHQRQNSSSSDHSHRLLAAPVVPSQARERPQPFAQSSPDVVEEKKETPPKKPALACLFCRKRKIACGPPPPDSPDRTCNQCLRRKQSCEYPTESRRGIRKAPKEPAPEEPTVHKFVHGDASSHDGTGVIRSRGRRKRAAD, encoded by the exons ATGTCGCAGTCATACACATACTCCGACTACCCACAACAGTATTATTCACAACCACCCTTCGACTCTACTATGCAGTCTCCTCCAATCGAACCTATACAATCTCACACTTCATCCTTCAATTACCAAAACAACAACTACTATAGTGTCGCGCCGGGCGCTCGGCCTTCCGCCGTTAACGATTCATCCGTTCTTGTCCAAACATACACTTACTCCAACGCTGACTATACTGCGGAAACTACGGCTTACGACCCCACCTTTGGCAATACTTCTCCGGACCATATGGCTGCACTTCCAAATTCGGCAAGCCAGATCCCCCATCAA GGTGTACCACAGTATGGGGACCTTACCCCTGGTCAGACTTGGACTAGCCCAGGAGTCAACTCCCAGTATGCTGAGACAGCCATTGGCCAACAGACTGACCTTTACGGCCAACGTCGGGGATCGTGCGCATCTGTGAGCACTGACGGAGCCAGCTGGTTTTCGCACGATGGATCGAATGCCGGACACTATAACCAACATGCAATCGCCGATCATACCCACCATACCAACAACTACGATGGCTACCAGCAGCAACAGACCGAACCACCGATGAACTTTGGAATGTACTCGCCCAACCAGCAGTCCCGAATCCAAGAACTTGCTCGCAATGCCCCTTGTGAATCTGCGCCCAACCAGTGGACACCAACCCCTATCGTATCCGAGACCCCGTATGGCATGCTACCTACGCATGAATCTGAGGCCAAATATGAT TCCCGGATGCCAAATGCTTATGCGGCATTCGACAATGGCTCTGTCGGTCACACTCATTCTTCGCCATGTGTTTCCTTCCACTCATCCCCTGCACAACCATGTGCCGAAGAGAACTCGGATTCGACCCTGCCTGATGGTCGACCCAGAGATTTGTTTGTACAACAGCGCCGGGCGGCGAGCTATCAGCAAGAGCTCCAGGCACAACAGGAACTCAAATACCAACTATCGGGCCACTTTGAACAGTTTGAAGCGAATCACCGGCGCCAGGAAAGCTTCTCGATGGACCAAGATTACGCCTATACTCCTCATCACCAGCGTCAGAACTCCTCATCATCTGATCACTCCCATCGGCTCTTGGCTGCTCCAGTCGTTCCGTCACAGGCCCGAGAACGTCCTCAACCTTTTGCTCAATCCAGTCCTGATGTGGTGGAGGAGAAGAAGGAGACTCCTCCCAAAAAACCAGCGCTCGCATGCTTGTTCTGTCGCAAGCGCAAGATCGCCTGCGGCCCGCCGCCTCCTGATAGCCCCGACCGGACCTGCAA TCAATGCCTGCGCCGTAAGCAATCCTGTGAATACCCAACGGAGTCGCGACGTGGAATCCGCAAGGCTCCTAAAGAACCGGCCCCCGAAGAACCGACTGTGCACAAGTTTGTGCATGGTGATGCTAGCTCGCACGATGGGACTGGCGTTATTCGTTCTCGTGGTCGTCGCAAGCGCGCTGCTGACTAG
- a CDS encoding indoleamine 2,3-dioxygenase → MSCPAGGFSQGNGICPASSTSQGGPRGCAFIGYTLNGQQTLYGAPQGPEAPSIVYERERKTIAELLLPEAPPAEKTRPMANADSLNPSEFDVLAMALGAPARRVLQRAEALGPRTGWRDGYLSTRHGFCPSDPSAAPIALAASPGRVWSDLCARLPGLVSRGKCREAILALPLIPGAQEVIPDAALWAAVVCLGILASTWRYEERNDGHEGLINGIARSHFLNVSGNNDEEPETKDIPNIITIPLRQICTRLGRPLPYLSQSDVSIYNFKFRDHTSTTPYLERIENMDLRWPVFNDRGEAMFLLCMADSHGCFTPAVDLIATCQERVMERDNEGLLEALIKLKAVVDQLPYVFHKISVNPGSGENFAHPVEWGQRYAKWSAPLSARVPALSGLFLPLFQTMDAFLGRTNFTSFLGVESIHLRAWMPLNIRAFLAAIEHSYSVPEYVRKSGDPRLMGVMDGIVEGYAGERGFMGTRRYKVYGFLEVVAKTGRVETNGNAGAADTVGRPWQQVHRTLAASMLERLEPFRRGIPVSDGSTSASTISNKQDIAPWMSPAPHEWRGTYEECRFRARVIARNSIDDDEDCSASKVTIGLHNSGLNFAPGDRLAIMPLNSWKVVEKVVGALGLIDVLDEVVPLSIPGAEVWRAYAKHEAEVYRSGTIAPLTVRDILRKGQLSPLTKSMVLALHAMFRTSSVIPRVLASSEWPVQGSLGDLLLASIDDVDEEVWNKIFDLDDLKWLPVLVPLELPISAAAPIAMFAGGSGIAPFRSFWQARVASGAIGRNVLFLGVQSRKRFLYKRELRQHVLAGQLELHIAFSRDSNGLVFDPELRDLIEKRIEPCYIDSIIVEQGNYVCDLVTSTKLGGLGGSLYICGSLSLYETVMSGLRQALYKFMLDVFMTPRTISNNEPVIPLTTLARHTGHRDGRMWIGVHGAGLDASVTFDEVAHTSNPEVMSLLGKYFIGRLQPMPTFRLSDINALRSGWVEYHSTCVEGLTTMSFETHSILQDSRIWFQGGLLNIGGVRKFYQFQSRLIQNGFPNLFGTKIHELYFKLTFVLASGSDEGNLPDLMGAITRAHSSPASIAARKTIAEIGGFVGNSASAQAFENGIIAYAHAAIELDLQLLERVRDEICAGLDTFDRVAEVIKSYPGKEKQGLCKISSVLMQYLERIAERLESYYTDHAALNLYNPSREANPARARWSILRQRIHDGSFFVLTHQIKLTDDLGDFYTVRSRTTRNRRETVNFDQVLSQAVSSIATSERRQQVQLEKHRPEGQREGLAVAHTQRAGVVNSSTYEEQSVYFASKRMSKFMQSRLKDIRRLSPAGTNFSLEHALAAYGPTSDHPPKSRFTDTESDSGSSVYARPKPQPVQSRDVQKMRSASRLRSEPSPSPPPNKPLP, encoded by the exons ATGAGCTGTCCCGCTGGGGGTTTCTCTCAAGGGAACGGTATCTGCCCAGCATCCAGCACAAGCCAGGGCGGACCAAGGGGTTGCGCATTTATTGGTTACACTTTAAATGGGCAACAGACATTATATGGCGCTCCTCAAGGCCCAGAGGCACCTAGTATAGTATATGAGCGAGAGAGGAAAACCATCGCAGAGCTCCTTCTACCCGAAGCACCGCCCGCGGAGAAAACCAGGCCAATGGCCAACGCCGACAGCCTTAACCCATCCGAATTTGACGTACTCGCTATGGCACTGGGGGCACCTGCACGTCGTGTCTTGCAGCGCGCCGAGGCTCTTGGTCCTCGTACCGGTTGGCGTGACGGGTATCTCAGCACCCGCCACGGCTTCTGCCCCTCAGATCCCAGTGCCGCACCGATCGCGCTTGCTGCTTCTCCAGGGCGCGTATGGTCGGATCTATGTGCTCGCCTACCAGGACTAGTCAGCCGGGGAAAATGCCGTGAAGCTATTTTGGCTCTCCCTCTGATTCCGGGGGCGCAAGAGGTCATTCCTGATGCAGCTCTTTGGGCAGCAGTGGTATGTCTTGGGATCCTTGCCAGTACATGGAGATACGAAGAAAGGAACGATGGTCATGAAGGCCTTATTAACGGAATCGCACGCTCACACTTCCTGAATGTCTCTGGAAACAACGATGAGGAGCCAGAAACGAAAGATATTCCAAATATAATCACTATTCCATTGCGACAAATATGCACTCGCCTGGGACGACCCTTGCCATACCTTAGCCAGTCGGACGTGTCCATTTACAATTTTAAG TTTCGTGACCATACTTCCACAACGCCCTATCTTGAACGTATTGAAAATATG GATCTTCGTTGGCCTGTTTTCAATGATCGAGGAGAGGCAATG TTCCTCCTCTGTATGGCGGATTCTCATGGCTGTTTCACGCCTGCGGTCGATCTCATTGCAACGTGCCAGGAACGTGTTATGGAACGAGATAACGAAGGGCTCTTGGAGGCGTTAATCAAA CTCAAAGCTGTCGTCGATCAATTGCCTTACGTGTTCCATAAGATTAGCGTGAATCCTGGCTCAGGAGAAAACTTTGCTCATCCTGTAGAGTGGGGCCAGCGCTATGCGAAGTGGAGTGCACCCTTGAGCGCTCGGGTCCCGGCTCTTAGCGGACTTTTCTTACCACTGTTCcag ACCATGGACGCCTTCCTGGGTCGTACAAACTTCACATCATTCCTCGGCGTTGAATCGATTCACCTTCGGGCATGGATGCCTCTCAATATCCGTGCTTTCTTGGCCGCTATCGAACACTCCTACAGCGTTCCAGAATATGTCCGAAAATCCGGAGATCCACGGTTGATGGGTGTAATGGATGGAATTGTCGAGGGCTATGCTGGCGAGCGTGGGTTTATGGGGACCCGTCGTTATAAGGTCTATGGTTTCCTCGAAGTGGTGGCCAAGACGGGCCGGGTCGAGACGAATGGGAACGCTGGTGCTGCTGATACCGTTGGACGACCCTGGCAACAAGTACACAGGACGCTGGCCGCTAGCATGCTCGAACGGCTCGAGCCTTTCCGACGCGGTATCCCAGTCTCTGATGGATCCACCTCTGCCTCGACCATATCGAATAAGCAGGATATAGCACCATGGATGTCACCTGCGCCCCACGAATGGCGAGGAACTTACGAAGAATGTCGATTCCGGGCTCGTGTAATCGCTCGAAATAGCATCGATGACGATGAGGACTGCTCTGCCAGCAAGGTGACTATCGGCTTGCACAATTCTGGGCTCAATTTTGCGCCTGGCGACCGTTTAGCAATCATGCCTCTCAATTCGTGGAAGGTCGTGGAGAAAGTTGTTGGAGCACTTGGCTTGATAGATGTACTGGACGAAGTTGTACCTCTGAGTATTCCTGGGGCCGAGGTTTGGCGTGCTTATGCAAAGCATGAAGCCGAGGTCTATCGTTCTGGAACCATCGCTCCGCTCACTGTCCGTGACATCTTGCGCAAGGGGCAGTTGTCTCCTTTGACCAAGTCCATGGTTCTGGCG CTGCATGCCATGTTTCGAACATCCTCTGTCATACCCCGGGTCCTGGCGTCTAGCGAGTGGCCGGTCCAGGGTTCACTAGGTGATTTACTTCTCGCGTCGATCGACGACGTAGACGAAGAAGTTTGGAACAAGATCTTCGATCTCGATGACTTGAAGTGGCTTCCTGTGTTGGTGCCACTTGAG CTTCCCATTTCCGCCGCTGCCCCGATCGCGATGTTTGCGGGTGGTTCCGGCATAGCACCTTTCCGTAGCTTCTGGCAAGCTCGAGTTGCGTCCGGTGCCATCGGTCGTAACGTACTCTTCTTGGGAGTACAGTCCCGGAAAAGGTTTCTATACAAACGGGAACTAAGGCAACACGTACTAGCCGGGCAATTAGAACTACATATCGCTTTCTCTCGTGATTCCAACGGCCTTGTTTTCGACCCCGAGCTGCGAGACTTGATAGAAAAGCGCATCGAACCTTGTTATATCGACTCTATCATTGTCGAGCAAGGGAATTATGTATGTGACTTGGTGACTTCCACCAAGTTGGGTGGTCTGGGAGGTTCCCTGTATATCTGCGGAAGCCTTTCGTTGTACGAAACGGTTATGTCCGGCCTCCGCCAGGCATTATACAA GTTCATGCTTGACGTTTTCATGACCCCAA GAACCATATCTAATAACGAGCCAGTAATTCCTCTGACAACCCTTGCACGACACACTGGTCATCGGGATGGTAGAATGTGGATCGGCGTACACGG CGCTGGTTTGGATGCATCAGTTACATTCGATGAAGTCGCACACACTAGTAATCCTGAGGTCATGAGCTTGCTGGGGAAGTACTTTATTGGTCGTCTCCAGCCCATGCCCACTTTCCGGTTGAGCGATATCAATGCCTTGAGATCTGGATGGGTCGAGTACCATAGTACATGCGTTGAGGGATTAACTACAATGTCGTTCGAGACACATAGCATTCTACAAGATTCTCGTATCTGGTTTCAAGGTG GCCTTTTGAATATTGGTGGCGTTCGGAAGTTCTACCAA TTTCAATCACGTTTGATTCAAAACGGGTTTCCAAATCTGTTTGGCACAAA AATTCACGAGCTATACTTCAAATTGACCTTTGTGCTGGCATCAGGATCAGACGAAGGAAATCTGCCTGACCTCATGGGTGCAATAACCCGTGCTCATTCGTCACCCGCATCGATTGCTGCCCGTAAAACTATAGCGGAAATAGGAGGGTTTGTAGGGAACAGTGCTAGTGCTCAAGCATTTGAAAACGGGATCATTGCATATGCGCACGCAGCTATCGAACTTGATCTTCAGCTCCTAGAGCGTGTACGCGACGAGATATGCGCTGGTCTTGATACATTCGATCGGGTTGCGGAAGTCATAAAATCCTATCCTGGAAAGGAAAAACAG GGTTTATGCAAGATTTCTTCCGTTCTTATGCAGTATCTGGAGCGCATTGCGGAGCGACTGGAGTCATACTACACCGATCATGCCGCATTAAATCTTTACAATCCCAGCCGAGAGGCGAATCCAGCTAGAGCCCGCTGGAGTATCCTTCGCCAACGCATACATGACGGTTCTTTCTTTGTCCTTACCCACCAGATCAAGTTAACAGACGACCTTGGGGATTTCTACACAGTCCGATCTCGCACAACACGGAATAGACGCGAAACCGTCAACTTTGACCAGGTTCTCTCCCAGGCCGTATCTTCTATCGCAACTTCAGAGAGGCGACAACAGGTACAACTTGAAAAACACCGACCCGAAGGTCAGAGGGAAGGACTCGCTGTCGCACATACACAACGGGCGGGAGTCGTTAATTCCTCTACCTACGAAGAGCAATCTGTTTACTT TGCCAGTAAACGAATGTCCAAATTTATGCAGTCACGGTTGAAGGATATCAGACGCCTGAGTCCTGCCGGGACAAACTTTAGCCTCGAACACGCTTTGGCTGCATACGGTCCGACCTCAGATCATCCCCCCAAATCACGATTTACGGATACTGAGAGTGATTCCGGGTCATCTGTGTATGCTCGACCTAAACCCCAACCGGTACAGTCTCGAGATGTGCAAAAGATGAGGTCCGCGTCACGGCTACGTTCCGAGCCATCTCCTTCTCCACCTCCTAACAAACCTTTACCCTAA
- a CDS encoding transport protein particle subunit bet5 → MLSDVSQLVEPPKSSVEGPAKVQPNNVTSPRNTLSSSTGLVIAYNEPSAHPKNVPVPQSKDNHQPDKPTGLPFDEEAKLVYGVLLSLRHMVQKLSGRTDEAFSSYTTAAYKLHYFETMSGYKFIMLTDPSADALRFILRQIYTGPFIEHVVRNPLSELDSRSRGIDNPHFRAATDKLVQNLSIFA, encoded by the exons ATGCTTTCAGATGTATCCCAGCTTGTCGAGCCTCCAAAGTCGTCTGTGGAAGGCCCCGCCAAAGTTCAGCCAAATAACGTTACTTCTCCCAGGAACACGCTTAGCTCCAGCACTGGCCTCGTTATTGCCTATAACGAGCCTTCTGCCCACCCTAAAAATGTACCTGTGCCTCAGTCAAAAGACAACCATCAACCCGACAAGcccactgggttgccttttGATGAAGAGGCTAAGCTAGTCTATGGGGTCCTTCTCTCTCTGCGCCATATGGTCCAGAAACTGTCTGGCCG CACAGACGAAGCTTTTTCGAGTTACACAACTGCAGCCTATAAGCTCCATTATTTTGAAACAATGTCTGGATACAAGTTCATAATGCTAACCGATCCTTCTGCGGATGCGCTTCGATTTATCTTGCGACAGATTTACACCG GTCCATTCATTGAGCATGTTGTACGGAACCCGTTGTCAGAACTTGACTCCCGGAGCCGAGGAATAGATAATCCTCACTTTCGTGCCGCGACGGACAAATTGGTCCAGAATCTAAGCATATTCGCTTGA
- a CDS encoding Myb-like DNA-binding domain protein has protein sequence MTTKARSPGKSAPESEEVHVGEAYTCDACNVDLTRNVRIKCAAVGCEEVDLCPTCFCAGKEPDQHKAWHDYRVVGRHSYPILVEDWGADESILRELQLLDGLSKCGMGNWSAVAELIGTRTAEEVEQHYTECYINSTEWPLPRLEHELDVDYETFQERKKQRIINLRESLKKKAGPTQPFVSGPTNHEAEDLVKDLEFGIVMDYGGDQQPDDEEKPEGDSMDIDVEVKVENESDAKNSNADDDDEPQIPAVPESTGSMQLKLTLLDMYNEKLDARIEAKAIVLERGLTDHKRIQQAERKRSKEDREFINKLKPLARLQTADDFENLVAGLLYENTLKRRISELQHYRTMGITTFAEAERYDRERLARERDRSMGTSRNGFGHRSSVPPGGETGQSRIKDESSLAKSSMGSRRPAAPLNLANAQSLHLLTPAEQTLCAALRILPIHFLGIKETLVRECVRRGGRLRRREARELVRIDVHKTGQIWDFLVRTGVLKLAPDVAPATDAAAAGSE, from the exons ATGACCACCAAGGCTCGTTCTCCTGGGAAATCTGCCCCCGAATCTGAGGAAGTTCATG TCGGAGAGGCTTATACGTGCGATGCTTGCAATGTTGATTTGACGCGGAACGTTCGAATTAAGTGCGCGGCAGTGGGGTGCGAAGAGGTGGACTTATGTCCAACTTGTTTTTGTGCTGGCAAGGAGCCCGATCAACATAAAGCATGGCACGATTATCGTGTAGTG GGAAGACATTCTTACCCGATACTGGTGGAGGATTGGGGTGCCGATGA ATCTATTCTTAGGGAATTGCAGTTGCTCGATGGATTGTCGAAATGTGGGATGGGAAATTGGTCTGCCGTTGCCGAGTTGATTGGTACACGAACCGCTGAGGAGGTGGAGCAACATTATACCGAATGCTACATTAATTCTACGGAATGGCCTCTCCCG CGTCTCGAACATGAGTTGGACGTGGACTACGAGACCTTCCAAGAACGGAAGAAACAACGAATCATTAACCTACGCGAGTCGCTAAAGAAGAAGGCTGGACCGACCCAGCCGTTTGTTTCTGGGCCAACCAACCACGAA GCCGAAGACTTGGTCAAGGACCTCGAGTTTGGTATTGTCATGGATTATGGTGGCGATCAGCAACCAGATGACGAGGAGAAGCCCGAGGGTGATTCTATGGACATCGACGTGGAAGTCAAAGTTGAAAACGAGTCGGATGCGAAAAACAGTAACGcagacgatgacgacgaacCTCAGATACCAGCTGTTCCCGAATCAACCGGCTCGATGCAACTAAAGCTTACGCTCCTTGATATGTACAACGAAAAACTTGATGCACGAATTGAGGCTAAGGCAATTGTCCTGGAGCGAGGATTAACTGATCACAAGAGG ATACAACAAGCCGAGCGTAAACGGTCTAAAGAAGATCGAGAGTTTATTAACAAACTCAAGCCACTTGCTCGATTACAAACCGCTGATGACTTTGAAAATCTCGTTGCGGGGTTGCTCT ATGAAAACACTCTAAAGCGACGAATTTCGGAACTTCAACATTACCGAACAATGGGTATTACCACATTTGCAGAAGCTGAACGATATGATCGAGAACGACTTGCCCGG GAACGGGACCGCTCAATGGGTACATCCCGGAATGGATTTGGGCACCGGTCGTCCGTGCCTCCAGGCGGAGAAACTGGACAGTCCAGAATTAAGGACGAATCCAGCCTTGCCAAGTCCAGCATGGGCTCCCGTCGACCAG CTGCTCCATTAAACCTCGCTAACGCGCAGTCATTGCATTTGCTTACGCCTGCAGAACAAACTCTTTGCGCGGCATTGCGGATTCTGCCTATTCACTTCTTAGGGATCAAAGAAACTTTGGTCCGTGAATGCGTCCGACGGGGCGGAAGATTGCGTCGTCGCGAAGCACGGGAACTCGTGCGAATAGATGTTCACAAGACTGGTCAAATCTGGGATTTTCTGGTGAGGACTGGCGTTCTGAAGCTTGCTCCTGACGTTGCTCCGGCTACGGATGCTGCGGCCGCAGGGTCTGAGTAA
- a CDS encoding SPC22 domain-containing protein, which translates to MFSSYQRINNISAFASSCLMTLLVVISIVSYAQLYIIGEPEGRIEVKPMNVVKAISRPYSRKEQEVAWFRFDVQADMNSLFTWNTKQLFVYIVAEYTNQKGFANEVVVWDRIVRRKRDSKLNIETARAKYPIRDPSLSFRNSTNVNFTLRYNVMPWIGALTYGTGAKINEPVPFAKVQSRV; encoded by the exons ATGTTCAGCTCTTACCAACGTATCAATAATATATCTGCATTTGCATCGTCATGCTTAATGACTTTACTGGTTGTCATTTCGATTGTTTCATATGCACAACTCTATATCATTGGTGAACCCGAGGGAAGAATAGAAGTCAAACCAATGAATGT CGTCAAAGCCATTTCACGCCCGTACAGCAGGAAAGAACAGGAGGTTGCCTGGTTTCGCTTTGATGTACAGGCTG ACATGAATTCCCTATTCACTTGGAACACAAAACAGCTGTTTGTGTATATCGTGGCCGAATACACTAATCAAAAAGGG TTTGCGAACGAAGTTGTAGTCTGGGATCGTATCGTCCGGAGGAAACGCGATAGTAAACTGAATATTGAAACCGCTCGCGCGAAATACCCTATTCGTGACCCATCCCTTAGCTTCAG GAACTCAACCAATGTCAATTTTACCCTACGATACAACGTTATGCCTTGGATCGGGGCACTTACCTATGGTACTGGTGCTAAAATCAATGAGCCTGTGCCGTTTGCCAAGGTTCAAAGCCGTGTGTAA